Proteins encoded within one genomic window of Flavobacteriales bacterium:
- a CDS encoding DMT family transporter: MLGSTAAFALMQICVKFLPHIPAHELILFRSLISIVLSVAMLRHLNIPLLGNNRKVLLMRGIFGTSALLMFFYTLQNIPLASAVTLQYLSPIFTALFAAIFLKEKMHLKQWLFFGISFAGVAMIKGFDERISLTFMLIGICSAMFSGMAYTCIRRLKDSEHPLVVVLYFPLVAIPIMSVLSYFNWVTPQGTDWLYLLLMGLFTQVAQLLMTKGIQSGIANKMISLKYVGTIYALAIGYLVFGESYGLMSLIGIAMVIAGVVLNLWKKRVNQR; encoded by the coding sequence ATGCTAGGCTCTACGGCAGCCTTTGCCCTCATGCAAATTTGCGTGAAATTTTTGCCCCATATTCCGGCACACGAACTGATTTTATTCCGTTCCCTCATTTCCATAGTGTTGAGTGTGGCTATGCTACGCCATCTAAATATTCCCCTTTTAGGGAATAACCGTAAGGTACTCCTCATGCGTGGCATCTTTGGCACATCCGCCCTACTGATGTTTTTCTACACCTTGCAGAACATCCCTTTGGCTAGTGCGGTAACTTTACAATACCTCTCACCCATCTTTACAGCCCTCTTTGCTGCTATTTTTTTAAAAGAAAAAATGCACCTCAAACAGTGGTTATTTTTTGGTATTTCCTTTGCTGGGGTAGCCATGATAAAGGGCTTTGACGAACGTATTTCGCTAACCTTTATGCTGATAGGCATTTGCTCTGCCATGTTCTCGGGTATGGCCTATACCTGCATACGCCGACTCAAAGACAGCGAACACCCCCTAGTGGTGGTCTTGTACTTTCCTTTGGTGGCCATTCCCATTATGTCGGTGCTGAGCTATTTTAATTGGGTAACTCCCCAAGGCACAGACTGGCTCTACCTCCTACTTATGGGACTGTTTACCCAAGTGGCTCAACTGCTCATGACCAAAGGCATACAAAGTGGCATAGCCAATAAGATGATTAGCTTGAAATATGTAGGTACCATTTACGCTCTAGCCATTGGCTACTTGGTGTTTGGAGAAAGCTACGGACTCATGAGCCTTATCGGTATTGCTATGGTAATTGCCGGAGTAGTACTGAACCTTTGGAAAAAGAGAGTTAACCAGAGATGA
- the meaB gene encoding methylmalonyl Co-A mutase-associated GTPase MeaB has translation MHKLSQDIVQTKRSALAQAITLVESTLEAHQQEAQSILQDLLPHSGKSLRIGITGVPGVGKSTFIEALGKHLTAQGKKVAVLAIDPSSEKSGGSILGDKTRMNELSVDELAFIRPSPTAGSLGGVARKTRESILLCEAAGYEVILIETVGVGQSETAVHSMVDIFLLLMLAGAGDELQGIKRGIMEMADVLLINKADGDNLLPAKKAQAQYKTALHLFPPSDSGWIPQVGICSALEKSGIDTTWNILCDYQKWTKDRGYFERKRQEQNRYWLHHMIKERLESDFYHQHQSRIKQLEEEVSQGKWTPSQALDQLFK, from the coding sequence ATGCATAAGCTCAGCCAAGACATAGTCCAAACCAAACGTTCGGCATTGGCACAAGCCATTACTCTAGTGGAAAGCACCCTAGAGGCTCATCAGCAAGAGGCTCAGAGCATTTTGCAAGACCTTCTGCCCCACAGTGGTAAATCCTTGCGTATTGGCATTACAGGCGTTCCTGGTGTTGGAAAAAGCACTTTTATAGAAGCCTTAGGCAAGCACCTCACTGCTCAAGGCAAGAAAGTGGCTGTTTTGGCCATTGACCCTTCTAGTGAAAAATCAGGCGGTAGTATCCTAGGCGATAAAACCCGCATGAACGAACTCTCGGTAGATGAGTTGGCATTTATTCGTCCTTCGCCTACGGCTGGTTCTTTAGGTGGTGTAGCTCGAAAAACGAGAGAAAGCATACTCCTTTGCGAAGCCGCCGGTTACGAAGTGATACTGATAGAAACTGTTGGCGTAGGACAGTCCGAAACGGCTGTGCATTCTATGGTGGACATCTTCCTCCTACTTATGCTTGCGGGTGCTGGTGACGAACTGCAAGGCATTAAGCGTGGCATTATGGAAATGGCAGACGTCTTACTCATCAACAAAGCGGATGGGGACAACCTCCTTCCTGCCAAAAAAGCCCAAGCCCAATACAAAACGGCTTTACACCTCTTTCCGCCTAGCGATAGCGGATGGATACCTCAAGTGGGTATTTGCTCAGCTCTGGAAAAATCAGGCATAGACACGACTTGGAACATCCTGTGCGACTACCAAAAGTGGACAAAAGACAGAGGCTATTTTGAACGTAAACGCCAAGAGCAAAACCGCTACTGGCTACACCATATGATAAAGGAACGCCTAGAAAGCGATTTTTACCACCAACACCAAAGCCGCATTAAGCAATTGGAAGAAGAGGTCAGTCAAGGAAAATGGACGCCCTCACAAGCCTTAGATCAGCTCTTTAAGTGA
- the scpA gene encoding methylmalonyl-CoA mutase — protein sequence MMNKLFSEFDSLSTQEWKDKLTTDLKGKTFEDLTSNDGTLPFYHCDTHQHFKPLSSPHKWMNVQWVDGSNAKEGNRQALEALNNGMNALCFSNPTDLPNLFKDILIQHIEVHFENYSSDIPKLWEELVTERGLDPEDINGSFFGQEEGNLPQFAYHSVVVEDIHQAVKEGLFNSQYIFTIGSNYFKEIAKMRAFISLFETHFKSIPNIFAQTSLSNKESEEPYTNLLRTTTESMSAIFGGCNALMIRPYNQSFEAPNDFSNRLARNQHHILLEESFLGKVQDPSAGSYYIEALTKEFLKGHREDTLIEIDINPPWKTAEQIDVKARYTYEDLKDLEHLGFGAGLAPNLRGPYSSMYVSRPWTIRQYAGFSTAEASNAFYRRNLEAGQKGLSVAFDLATHRGYDSDHERVEGDVGKAGVAIDSIKDMNILFDGIPLDKMSVSMTMNGAVLPIMAFYIVAAEQQGVDKKDLAGTIQNDILKEFMVRNTYIYPPKHSMRIISDIFEYTSKEMPKFNSISISGYHMQEAGATADIELAYTLADGLEYIRKGIAAGLDIDTFAPRLSFFWGIGMNHFMEIAKMRAARMLWAKIVKQFNPQNPKSLALRTHCQTSGWSLTEQDPFNNVSRTCIEAMAAVMGGTQSLHTNALDEAIALPTDFSAKIARDTQLYLQNDIGLCQSVDPWGGSYYVEKLTHDIAQKAWQHIQEIEELGGMAKAIETGLPKMRIEEAAARKQARIDSCKDTIVGVNKYTIEEEDQTLDILEVDNTTVRLSQIERLEALKSERNEAAVQQSLKALTQACESGEDNLLDLAVKAARHKATLGEISYACESVFGRYQAQNNSISGVYKMEIDNNPHFKKAQDLTATFAQQKGRRPRIMVAKMGQDGHDRGAKVVATSFADLGFDVDMGPLFQTPQEAAKQAIENDVHILGISSLAAGHKTLVPKVIKALKDLGRNDILVVAGGVIPQQDYDYLFEAGVSGVFGPGTVIAEAAINIIEQLLDA from the coding sequence ATGATGAATAAACTATTTTCAGAATTCGACTCCCTTAGTACTCAAGAATGGAAAGATAAATTAACAACTGACTTAAAGGGAAAAACCTTTGAAGACCTCACAAGTAATGATGGCACACTTCCTTTTTACCATTGCGATACACACCAGCATTTTAAGCCTCTATCCTCTCCACACAAATGGATGAATGTACAATGGGTTGATGGCAGCAATGCCAAAGAAGGCAACCGACAGGCTTTGGAAGCACTGAACAACGGCATGAATGCCCTATGCTTTTCCAATCCCACCGATTTGCCCAATCTGTTCAAAGATATTTTGATACAGCACATAGAAGTTCACTTTGAAAATTACTCCAGTGACATCCCTAAATTATGGGAAGAATTGGTCACTGAAAGAGGCTTAGACCCTGAAGATATAAACGGCAGCTTTTTTGGACAAGAAGAAGGTAACCTCCCTCAATTCGCTTACCATTCAGTAGTTGTTGAAGATATTCATCAAGCCGTAAAAGAAGGGCTTTTTAATTCCCAATACATCTTTACCATTGGTAGTAACTACTTCAAGGAAATAGCTAAAATGAGGGCCTTTATTTCTCTATTTGAAACGCACTTTAAAAGCATACCGAATATCTTCGCGCAGACGAGCCTTTCCAACAAAGAAAGCGAAGAGCCTTACACGAATTTATTACGTACCACTACCGAAAGTATGTCCGCTATTTTTGGTGGCTGTAACGCTCTAATGATTCGCCCTTACAATCAATCCTTTGAAGCACCTAACGACTTTTCCAACCGATTGGCACGAAATCAGCACCACATCCTTTTGGAAGAAAGCTTTTTAGGAAAGGTGCAAGACCCTAGTGCAGGAAGTTACTACATAGAAGCACTGACCAAAGAATTCTTAAAAGGCCATAGAGAGGACACCTTGATAGAAATTGACATCAATCCACCTTGGAAAACGGCTGAACAGATAGACGTCAAAGCACGCTACACCTATGAAGACCTCAAAGATTTAGAACACTTAGGCTTTGGTGCTGGGCTTGCCCCCAACCTCAGAGGACCTTACTCAAGCATGTACGTAAGCCGACCCTGGACGATTCGCCAATACGCAGGTTTCTCTACTGCAGAAGCCTCCAACGCTTTTTACAGAAGAAATTTAGAAGCCGGACAAAAAGGACTTTCGGTAGCCTTTGACCTCGCCACACACCGTGGTTACGATTCCGATCACGAACGCGTAGAAGGCGATGTTGGCAAAGCCGGTGTTGCCATTGACTCCATTAAAGATATGAACATCCTATTCGATGGTATTCCCCTCGATAAAATGTCGGTCTCTATGACCATGAATGGTGCGGTATTGCCCATTATGGCCTTTTACATTGTGGCTGCCGAGCAACAAGGTGTCGATAAAAAGGATTTGGCAGGAACCATACAAAACGATATCCTCAAAGAGTTTATGGTGCGAAATACCTACATCTATCCGCCCAAACATTCTATGCGTATTATCTCAGATATCTTTGAATACACTTCTAAAGAAATGCCCAAGTTCAACAGTATTAGTATTTCTGGCTACCACATGCAAGAAGCCGGTGCTACTGCCGATATTGAACTGGCTTACACCCTAGCCGATGGCTTAGAATACATCCGTAAAGGCATTGCTGCCGGACTGGATATTGACACCTTCGCTCCTCGCCTGTCATTCTTTTGGGGCATTGGCATGAACCACTTTATGGAAATTGCCAAGATGAGGGCCGCACGGATGTTGTGGGCAAAAATCGTTAAGCAATTCAACCCACAGAATCCAAAATCCTTAGCACTCAGAACGCATTGCCAAACCAGTGGATGGAGCCTGACCGAGCAAGACCCTTTCAATAATGTAAGCCGTACCTGTATTGAAGCCATGGCGGCTGTAATGGGTGGCACCCAATCCTTACACACCAACGCTTTGGATGAGGCCATTGCCTTACCAACCGACTTTTCGGCTAAGATTGCTAGAGATACACAGCTATACCTTCAAAACGATATTGGTTTGTGCCAAAGCGTTGACCCTTGGGGTGGTTCCTACTATGTAGAAAAACTGACCCACGACATTGCCCAAAAGGCATGGCAACACATTCAAGAAATAGAAGAATTAGGCGGTATGGCAAAAGCCATAGAAACAGGTTTACCTAAAATGCGTATTGAGGAAGCTGCCGCAAGAAAACAAGCCCGTATCGATAGTTGCAAAGACACCATAGTAGGCGTTAACAAATACACCATTGAAGAGGAAGACCAAACACTGGATATCCTCGAAGTGGACAATACTACCGTAAGACTATCCCAGATAGAACGGCTAGAAGCTCTCAAATCCGAAAGGAATGAAGCGGCTGTTCAGCAAAGCCTAAAAGCCCTTACTCAAGCCTGTGAAAGTGGCGAGGACAACCTTTTAGATTTAGCCGTGAAAGCCGCACGACACAAGGCTACTTTAGGAGAAATTTCGTATGCTTGTGAAAGCGTTTTTGGACGCTATCAAGCTCAAAATAATTCGATATCAGGAGTGTACAAGATGGAAATAGACAACAACCCCCATTTCAAAAAAGCCCAAGACCTCACCGCAACTTTTGCCCAACAAAAAGGCAGACGACCACGTATTATGGTAGCTAAAATGGGACAAGACGGACACGACAGAGGGGCTAAAGTCGTAGCCACTTCTTTTGCCGACTTAGGCTTTGATGTGGACATGGGTCCTTTGTTTCAAACCCCACAAGAAGCTGCCAAACAGGCCATAGAAAACGATGTGCATATACTCGGTATATCTTCTTTAGCTGCCGGACACAAAACCCTTGTCCCTAAAGTAATTAAGGCTTTAAAAGATTTGGGAAGAAACGATATTTTAGTCGTGGCTGGCGGAGTCATTCCTCAGCAAGATTACGACTATTTATTTGAGGCTGGCGTCAGTGGCGTATTTGGCCCTGGCACCGTTATTGCCGAAGCGGCCATTAACATTATTGAACAACTGCTCGATGCATAA
- a CDS encoding septum formation initiator family protein, with amino-acid sequence MLKEYYDKLPPILKNKFVLVTLALLIWMAFFDSNNWIKQARLQSEIDDLEEQKEYYLKEIEKDSIALFDLTNNTETQEKFAREKYLMKKENEDIIVIIKDDE; translated from the coding sequence ATGCTAAAGGAGTACTACGATAAATTACCACCTATCCTTAAGAACAAATTTGTTCTGGTGACCCTAGCTTTATTGATATGGATGGCTTTTTTTGATTCCAACAACTGGATAAAACAAGCCCGACTTCAATCTGAAATTGATGATTTGGAAGAGCAAAAAGAATACTACCTCAAGGAAATTGAAAAAGACAGCATTGCTCTTTTTGACCTCACCAATAATACCGAGACCCAAGAAAAGTTTGCCCGTGAAAAATACCTCATGAAAAAAGAAAACGAAGATATAATTGTAATCATTAAAGATGATGAATAA